GCCTTCACGTAAACTGGACCAAGGACAGATCCAAGCATGGTCCGCTTGTTCTGCATCAGTCTACCGGCGAAAGCGCGCTTCTTGCTTTTTGCATACAGGATACGCTGAACAGACAACAGCAAACCTCGTTTTACCCGAGGGAGGGCAAGCCTTTCTATTTACTGCGGAAGGTTGATCAGCCTGCGGTTATTGTTGAAATGGGCTTTATTAGCCATGAAGGCGACCGGTCGATGCTCACCGACCCTCGCGAGCAGCTTCGCGTTGCCTCGGCAATCGCCTCAGGGATTCGGCAGTATAAATGGATCACCCGATAATGAAGGAACCAGCTCAGACAGCTTGACGAATTGAACCTGGCCGTCTGATTGCATCGCTGGAATGGATGCTTTGAGGACGGCTGCCGTTTTTTTGCCCGGAGGTCCAACATGGCCAATAACAATGCAGGTATCATGGGATTCCAAATGCTTTTTCGCAATCGTCATTTGTTTCGACACATGCTGCTCCGTATATACATCATCAAGGAATACGTTGTTTGCGAGTGCCGGCACGCCAAGCTCCTCCGTTACTTTGGGCACAACCGTTTTGAATGTCGTACGGCTGTCGAGGAAAAATAATCCCCGCTCCTTGCAGACCGAAAGGACGATGCGCATAATCCGTTCGTCAGCCGTAATTTTGGAACCCATGTGATTGTTCATGCCTACCGCATACGGAACGTCATCAATGGCATCTTCTACCCGTTTCTTAATCTCTTCATCGCTGAGGTCAGCC
This region of Paenibacillus sp. JDR-2 genomic DNA includes:
- a CDS encoding divergent polysaccharide deacetylase family protein; translation: MYDVNKPKRAAVIWIIALVLFMPAGAGRVMAAEEEQAKSARQFAIVIDDFGNGMNGTEEMLQLPAKFTVAIMPFMPTTKKDAEEAHRLGHDVIVHMPMEPNKGQKNWLGPGAITADLSDEEIKKRVEDAIDDVPYAVGMNNHMGSKITADERIMRIVLSVCKERGLFFLDSRTTFKTVVPKVTEELGVPALANNVFLDDVYTEQHVSKQMTIAKKHLESHDTCIVIGHVGPPGKKTAAVLKASIPAMQSDGQVQFVKLSELVPSLSGDPFILPNP